GTCTACCTGCGGGAGCGCGAGATCGAGCTGCGGGAAGACCTGGAGCGCATGAGCCGCATCACCGAGGACGAGGGCATCCTGGAGGTCACCGGCCGCGACATTGAGGCGGTGATCTCCTCCTGGACCGGCATCCCCGCCTCCAGCCTGCAGACGGAAGAGGCGGAGAAGCTGATGCACATGGAGGACACCCTGCGCCGCCGGGTGGTGGGGCAGGACCGGGCCATCAGCGCCATCAGCCGTGCCATCCGTCGTTCCCGCCTGGGGGTAAGCAATCCTCAGCGGCCGGTGGGCTCGTTCATCTTCCTCGGGCCCTCCGGGGTCGGCAAGACGGAGGTCGCCCGTCGGCTGTCGGAGTTCCTTTTCGGCGACGAGAAGGCCCTGGTTCGCTTCGACATGAGCGAGTACATGGAGAAGCACGCGGTGTCCAAGCTCATCGGCTCGCCGCCGGGCTACGTCGGCCACGAAGAGGGCGGCCAGCTCACCGAGCGGGTGCGCCGTCACCCTTATTCGCTGGTACTCTTCGACGAGATCGAGAAGGCTCACCCGGACGTCGCCAACCTCTTGCTTCAGATCCTCGAGGACGGCACCCTCACCGACGCCTACGGCAACCAGGTGGATTTCAAGAATTCTCTGGTGCTGATGACGTCCAACCTGGGAAGTAAGTTCGTTCTGCGGGGCGCCCGCATGGGTTTCGGGGACGACGACGACGGGGCGGATTTCCAGCGGATCGAAGAGGAGATCCTCTCCGAGCTGCGCCGGGCCTTCAGCCCCGAGTTCATCAATCGCGTCGACGAGGTCATCGTCTTCAACCCCTTGGGGTCGGAAGAGTTACGGGCTATCGTCGACATCCTGCTGGCGGATGTCAATGTCACCTTGGCGGAGCGGGGCCTGAGGGTCCGGGTCTCCACCGAAGCCAAGGAATGGCTCTTGGACAAGGCCGGCATCGACCCGTCCACCGGCGCCCGCCCGTTGCGGCGGACCATTCAGCGTCACCTGCAGGACGCGGTTTCCGAAATCCTCATCCACCACCACGGCGAGAGTATCGACCACATCGAGGTCACCGTCGTGGACGGGGAGCTTCACCTCGAAGAGAGCTCTCCGGAAGTGATCAGCAAGACGAATTGAGCTCGCGGTAGTACTGAGCCGACGAGCCGAGCGGGGGCTCCGGCGGTGGATTCCGCCGCCGGAAACAATCGAGATGGGCCCAACCGAGATGGATCGAGATGGATCAACCATGATGCGGTTTGCAACAAGACGATGGAAACGGATCTTCGCCCTGCTGGCGGTACTGGTGGCGATGGGGTGGCTGGCCGGCGAATCCCGAGGCAACCTGCCGAGCTTCGAAGGTCAAGAGATCGTCGAGGTGGAGTTCCGCAACAACCGGACCCTGGCGGAGGAGACTCTGCTCTATTACCTGGGCGTCGAGGTGGGGCAGCCGCTGGATCAGGGGCAGCTCAATCAGAATCTCAAGCAGCTTTGGGATACCCGCCTCATCGACGACGTGCAGGTGGAGGCGGAGGCTCAGGGGGACGGCGTCAAGCTCATCGTCACCGTCAGCGAGCGGCCGGTGATGCGCTCCATCGACTATGTCGGGCTGAAGCGGGTCAACCGCTCCGACATCGAGGAGAAGATCGGCGCCGAGCGTATCCAGGTCTACGAGGGCGACAGCCTGCGCCGCGGTGAGCTGCGGCGGCTGGAGCGGGCCATCGAAGAGCTCTACCAGGAGAAGGGCTACCGCTTCGCCGACGCCCGCTTCTCCCTGGAGGAGGTCTCCCCCGGCGAGCGGCGGGTGATCTTCACTATCGACGAGGGCAACCGGGTCCGCATCGAAGACATCCAATTCGAAGGCAACACGGTGTTCAATGACTGGCGCCTGCGGCTGGCCATGACCAAGACCAAGCAGTCGAGCATCCTGTGGTCGCCCCTCAAGCGGGACATCTACAATCCCGCCAAGCTCCAGGAGGATCTGGAGAAGGTGCGGGAGGTCTACCAGCGGGAGGGCTATAAGAACGTCACCCTCGGCGAGCCCATCATCGAGGTCCGCGCCACCCGCCCCAACGCCGCCACCCCGGACGCCCAGAAGCGGCGCATGTTCATCACCATTCCCTTGGAAGAAGGGGAGCGCTGGAAGTTCGGCGAGGTCACCATCGAGGGCAACAAGAAGTACAGCGACCAGCAGCTGCTGCGCGCCTTCGAGACCCGCACCGGCGATTGGCTGCGCTCGAAGAAGCTCGAGGAAGCGGTCACCGCGGTGGAGGACATCTACAAGAACACCGGCTTCATCGGCGCCCGCATCCAGCCCGAGGTCGTCGAGCGGGAGGAGCGCATCGCCGACATCATCGTGCACATCGACGAGGGCGACCAATTCCGCATCGGGCGCATCGACTTCGAGGGCAACACCCGCACCCGGGACAAGGTGCTGCGCCGTGAGCTGCGGGTCCAGGAGGGCTATCTGCTGAGTCTGCGGGCGATCCAGAACAGCCTGCTCAAGATCAAGCAGCTGGGGTACTTCAAGGTCGACGAGGAGGATCCGGTGCAGATCCTCAATGTCGACGATGAAAAGAAGACCATCGACCTGGTGATCAAGGGCCAGGAGGCGGACCGCACGGAGCTGCAGTTCGGCGGCGGTTGGAGCGAGTTCGACGGCTTCTTCGGTCAGCTCTCAGTGCGCACCCAGAACTTCCTGGGCCGCGGCGAGACCCTCGGCGTGCAGTACCAAGGCGGCCGGGTGCGCAATTACTTCGACCTCTCGTATTACATCCCCTGGTTCCGGGATCGTCCTCAGAACGTCGGCCTGCGCCTGTTCAGCCGGGAGGAGGATTACACCCTGCTCACCGGCCAGCGGCTGCAGCGCAACAGCGACGGCGGCTCCCTGACCTACGGCCGCAACCTCGGGCTGTTCCAGAGCATCAGCGCTACCTACACTCGCTCCGAGTTCTCCGACACCACCATCTTCCTCGACGCCGACGGCAATCCGGTGTCCTCGGACCTCAACTTCACCAGCTCCGCCATCCGGCCGGTCTACGTCTACAACAGCGTCGACAGCCCCTTCGAGCCCACCCGCGGCAAGAAGCTGACCGTGTCGGTGGACTACGCCGGCGGCGTTTTGGGTGCGACCCAGAACTTCGTCCGTCCCCAGCTCAACTACACCCAGTACATCCCGGTGACCCAGGGGCGGATCAAGACCGTCGCCGGCTTGAACGTCGAGGCGGGCTATATCGCCGGCTTCGACGACTACGAGCTGAGTCGCCTAGACCGCTTCTACCTGGGCGGTGAGAACAGCGTCCGGGGCTTCGACTTCCGGTCCATCTGGGTGCGCGACGAGAACGGCGAGACGGTGGTGGACGAGCTCAACATTCCCCTCGGCGGTGACCGCTTCTTCCAATTCAACCTGGAGTACCACTTCCTCACCAACAGCCCCTTCCGGTTCGTGGCTTTCCTCGATGGCGGCAACGTCTTCGCGGAGGACCAGAGCCTCGGCTTCGACGGCATGCGGTACAGTGCCGGCGTCGAAGCCCGGGTGTTGGTGCCCTTGTTTGGAGCGCCCCTGCGCTTCATCTATGCGCAAAACCTCGATGCATACGAGGATGACCGCTTCGATTCCTTCAAATTCAGCATCGGCGCTAGTTTCTAAACCTCGCCAGTTTGTGAACCTACAGGCCTATTTAGGAGACCGATTCATGTTCGCTAGAGTTCCCTTCGTGTCCGTCATCGTCCTCGCCGCCGTGGCCGTCCTGAGCCTCGCCGGGGCCACTCCCGCCGACGCCCAGGTCAAGGTCGCCGTCATCGACATCCAGAAAGTGCTCGCCGAGTCCGCCTCCGGCAAGGCCGCTCAGGCCGAGATCGAGGCGCTGCAGCAGGCCAAGCGCTCGGAGCTGGAGGCCAAGCGCCAGGAGCTCCTGGACCTGCGCAAGCGGGCCGAGGAAGGCGCTCTCTCCCTCGCCGAGGACAAGCTGGCGGAGCTCCAGAAGGAGTATGAGGACAAGGCCATCGCCTTCAAGCGCCTCGAGGACGACGCCAACCGCGAGCTGCAGAAGCGCGGAGAGCAGCTGATGGGCAAGATCGAGCGCCAGATCCTGCCGGTCATCAGCACCGTCGGGGAAGAGCAGGGCTACACTCTGATCTTCAACAAGTTCCAGAGCGGCTTGGTCTACGCCGACGACGCCGTGGACATCACCGCCGACGTCATCGGCCGCCTCGACGCGTCCAACGCCGGCGGCTGAGCGCCCGTCCAAGGTGCAAGACCGAGTTCCCGCTTCGAGCCCCCCGTCGTGAACACGTCGCAGAATTCCCCCTCCAGCCCCCGTGGTAACCCCGTCGGGGGCTTTCGCCTCGCCGAGCTGGCGGAGGCGGTGGGGGCTCGTGTGCTGGGGGATGGAGAGCGCCGGGTGCGGTCCATCGACACGCTGGAGGCGGCGGGGGAGGAGGACCTCTCCTTCCTCACCAGCCCGCGCTATCGCGCCCAGGCCCAAGCCAGCGCGGCGCAGGCATTGTTGGTGGGAGAGGATCTGGCGGATCCCCGCGCTGTCTTCCCGCACCGCGATCTGCTGGTGGTGGAGGATCCCTCCTACGCTCTGGCGGCTTTGATTCGCCTCTTTCACCCCCGCCGGGGCCGTCCCGTGGGCGTGCATCGCACGGCGGTGGTGGAGCCGGGGGCGGTAGTGGATCCTTCGGCCTCGGTGGGGGCCTATGTGGTCATCGGCGCCGGCTCGGTGGTGGAAGGGGAGGTGGTGCTGCATCCCGGAGTGGTGTTGGGGGAGGGCTGCCGGGTGGGAACCGGCAGCGAGATCCATCCCCACGCCGTGCTGTACGACGGCACCGAAGTGGGGCAGAATACGATCGTTCATGCCGGTGCGGTGTTGGGGTCCGACGGTTTCGGCTACGCCACTCGCCAAGGGGTACACCACAAGGTGCCCCAGGTCGGGCGGGTAATCCTGGAGGACCAGGTCGAGGTGGGAGCCAACTCCGCCGTCGATCGCGCCACCCTCGGAACCACCCGCATCGGTGCCGGAACGAAGATCGATAACTTGGTCCAGGTGGGTCACAATGTGGTGACCGGCAAGGGCTGTATTTTGTGTGGCCAGGCGGGCATCGCCGGTAGCGCCCGGCTGGGTGATTACGTCGTGCTCGGCGGGCAGGCGGGATCCGCCGGCCATCTGGAGATCGGCAACGGCGTGCAGGTGGCGGCCAAGTCCGCCGTGCTGCAATCCGTCGATCCCGGTCTCAAGGTCGGCGGCATCCCGGCGGTGGATCTGCGGCAATGGCGCCGGCAGGTAGTCGCCGCCGCCCGCGCCGGTGACGTGCAGCGCCGCCTGACGGCGTTGGAGCGCGCCTTCGAGGACGGTGAGGAGGATTTGGAGTGAGCGAGCAGGACGCAAAACACTGGGATAGCAGCTGGATCCGCTCGGTCCTGCCGCATCGGTACCCCTTCCTATTGGTGGATCGAGTGCTGGAGATGGAGCCCGGCAAGCGCATCGTGGCGCTCAAGAACGTCACCATCAACGAAGAATTTTTCGTCGGTCATTTCCCCAACCATCCGGTGATGCCCGGGGTGCTGATCATCGAGGCCATGGCCCAGGCTGCCGGCGTGCTGCTGGTGGCGGATCTGGAGGATCGGGCCTCGAAGCTGCTCTATTTCATGGGCATCGACCGCGCCCGCTTCCGCAAGCCGGTGGTGCCGGGAGATCAGCTGCGCTTTGAGATCGAGGTGCTGCGATTGCGCAACACCTTCTGCAAGGTGGACGCCAAGGCGCTGGTGGACGGCAAGCTGGTGGCGGAGGCGGTGCTCAGCTCCGGCATCGTCGACGCCGAAGGCTGAGGCGGAGGAGCGGCATGGCCACGGAGATTCATCCCACCGCCGTCGTCGACCCCGGCGCCGAGCTGGCGGACGGCGTCACAGTCGGTCCCCACGCGGTGATCGGCGCGGGGGTCACTATCGGCGAAGGTACCGAGGTCGGTGCCGCCGCCCACATCCAGGGGTCCACCACCCTCGGCCGGGAGAATCGCGTCTTTCCCCACGCGACCCTCGGCTTCGATCCCCAGGACCTCAAATTCGGCGGTGAAGAGACGCGGCTGGAGATCGGCGACCGCAACCACTTCCGGGAGTTCGTCACGGTCCACCGCGGCACCGGCCACGGCCGTTCCCTGACCACCGTCGGCAGCGACAACCTGTTCATGGTCTATTCCCACATCGCCCACGACTGCATCGTCGGCGACCGGGTGGTGATGGCCAATTGCGCCACCCTGGCGGGGCACGTGGAGGTGGAGAGCGACGCCACCATCAGCGCTTTCTCGGCGGTGCACCAATTCTGCCGCGTCGGCTGCCACGCC
Above is a window of Acidobacteriota bacterium DNA encoding:
- the bamA gene encoding outer membrane protein assembly factor BamA; amino-acid sequence: MMRFATRRWKRIFALLAVLVAMGWLAGESRGNLPSFEGQEIVEVEFRNNRTLAEETLLYYLGVEVGQPLDQGQLNQNLKQLWDTRLIDDVQVEAEAQGDGVKLIVTVSERPVMRSIDYVGLKRVNRSDIEEKIGAERIQVYEGDSLRRGELRRLERAIEELYQEKGYRFADARFSLEEVSPGERRVIFTIDEGNRVRIEDIQFEGNTVFNDWRLRLAMTKTKQSSILWSPLKRDIYNPAKLQEDLEKVREVYQREGYKNVTLGEPIIEVRATRPNAATPDAQKRRMFITIPLEEGERWKFGEVTIEGNKKYSDQQLLRAFETRTGDWLRSKKLEEAVTAVEDIYKNTGFIGARIQPEVVEREERIADIIVHIDEGDQFRIGRIDFEGNTRTRDKVLRRELRVQEGYLLSLRAIQNSLLKIKQLGYFKVDEEDPVQILNVDDEKKTIDLVIKGQEADRTELQFGGGWSEFDGFFGQLSVRTQNFLGRGETLGVQYQGGRVRNYFDLSYYIPWFRDRPQNVGLRLFSREEDYTLLTGQRLQRNSDGGSLTYGRNLGLFQSISATYTRSEFSDTTIFLDADGNPVSSDLNFTSSAIRPVYVYNSVDSPFEPTRGKKLTVSVDYAGGVLGATQNFVRPQLNYTQYIPVTQGRIKTVAGLNVEAGYIAGFDDYELSRLDRFYLGGENSVRGFDFRSIWVRDENGETVVDELNIPLGGDRFFQFNLEYHFLTNSPFRFVAFLDGGNVFAEDQSLGFDGMRYSAGVEARVLVPLFGAPLRFIYAQNLDAYEDDRFDSFKFSIGASF
- a CDS encoding OmpH family outer membrane protein, whose product is MFARVPFVSVIVLAAVAVLSLAGATPADAQVKVAVIDIQKVLAESASGKAAQAEIEALQQAKRSELEAKRQELLDLRKRAEEGALSLAEDKLAELQKEYEDKAIAFKRLEDDANRELQKRGEQLMGKIERQILPVISTVGEEQGYTLIFNKFQSGLVYADDAVDITADVIGRLDASNAGG
- the lpxD gene encoding UDP-3-O-(3-hydroxymyristoyl)glucosamine N-acyltransferase, with translation MNTSQNSPSSPRGNPVGGFRLAELAEAVGARVLGDGERRVRSIDTLEAAGEEDLSFLTSPRYRAQAQASAAQALLVGEDLADPRAVFPHRDLLVVEDPSYALAALIRLFHPRRGRPVGVHRTAVVEPGAVVDPSASVGAYVVIGAGSVVEGEVVLHPGVVLGEGCRVGTGSEIHPHAVLYDGTEVGQNTIVHAGAVLGSDGFGYATRQGVHHKVPQVGRVILEDQVEVGANSAVDRATLGTTRIGAGTKIDNLVQVGHNVVTGKGCILCGQAGIAGSARLGDYVVLGGQAGSAGHLEIGNGVQVAAKSAVLQSVDPGLKVGGIPAVDLRQWRRQVVAAARAGDVQRRLTALERAFEDGEEDLE
- the fabZ gene encoding 3-hydroxyacyl-ACP dehydratase FabZ → MSEQDAKHWDSSWIRSVLPHRYPFLLVDRVLEMEPGKRIVALKNVTINEEFFVGHFPNHPVMPGVLIIEAMAQAAGVLLVADLEDRASKLLYFMGIDRARFRKPVVPGDQLRFEIEVLRLRNTFCKVDAKALVDGKLVAEAVLSSGIVDAEG
- the lpxA gene encoding acyl-ACP--UDP-N-acetylglucosamine O-acyltransferase — its product is MATEIHPTAVVDPGAELADGVTVGPHAVIGAGVTIGEGTEVGAAAHIQGSTTLGRENRVFPHATLGFDPQDLKFGGEETRLEIGDRNHFREFVTVHRGTGHGRSLTTVGSDNLFMVYSHIAHDCIVGDRVVMANCATLAGHVEVESDATISAFSAVHQFCRVGCHAYIGGYSVITMDALPYVKTVGGKPLVYGLNSIGLKRKGFDGEALERLRRAYRLLVESKLNTTQALEQIRQEVGGHDEVDHLVAFVASAQRGVIKARPGRRGGRGGEAASR